The following proteins are encoded in a genomic region of Penaeus chinensis breed Huanghai No. 1 chromosome 10, ASM1920278v2, whole genome shotgun sequence:
- the LOC125029935 gene encoding juvenile hormone esterase-like: MVQWLEHSGPHDPQFNSPPRTKMLHRILEVMVTILAALTFWSGVPVVTVQEGQVSGITEISTKGKEFYSYYGIPFAKPPVGQLRLKNPVKAESWEGVRDGSKKPSPCLLVPLFFSVMGIVKAPEELLGDEDCLYLNVFTPRRKMLKESLPVMVWIHGGAFLAGSSREYLPQVLMNHDIVLVVLQYRLGLMGFLSTEDEVIPGNFGLKDQTLALRWVQDNIHNFGGDANRVTIFGESAGGASVHYHILSPKSKGLFSRAIMQSGSAISPWACREELRPVAEEVSERVGCPRNSGSQDILTCLQKVDGRRLAAVVQDFMRWFILPAVALPHVDGDFLPDHPARLMRDGNFSQVDLMAGFTRDDGAIITNPMLVRKDLLPTLQNNFSTIGPFSLIVGPEVQDTGAFITKVYQHYLGNATIDRDHIEELTKVPSPTLLHSRLNTDYFFATPHDLATLYHARVPGLATYRYELKHRSQLSMGDFFSTDKGRHWISHGDDLYYLFAGGPLLDPSRLPDRLPDRLPDLQSQDDLRLRDIITTMWTNFAATGNPTPDDALGFKWEAATEDDLRYLALTPSPAMEADQRKEVRDFYASLPTQVNQILYPERKDSPGTSTEEDEGPRFCNAVQGWRGKLGAHFKHTKSSFILDFEKPPGCSSFGSMGKKEVNQPGYSFLASTGVLNVTPQNMAEPP, from the exons atggtccagtggttagagcactctgGCCCTCATGAtccccagttcaattccccgccgcg CACGAAAATGCTACATAGGATTTTGGAAGTCATGGTTACCATATTGGCTGCTCTGACGTTTTGGAGTGGCGTGCCCGTGGTAACAGTGCAAGAGGGTCAGGTATCTGGCATCACTGAGATCTCCACGAAAGGCAAGGAATTCTACTCATATTATGGCATCCCCTTTGCCAAGCCTCCTGTGGGACAACTCAGACTCAAG AACCCGGTTAAGGCTGAGAGCTGGGAAGGCGTGCGGGATGGATCGAAGAAGCCCTCCCCGTGTCTTCTTGTGCCGCTGTTCTTCTCTGTGATGGGCATTGTTAAGGCGCCTGAGGAACTGCTAGGGGATGAGGACTGCCTCTACCTAAACGTTTTTACACCGAGA AGAAAAATGCTTAAGGAAAGTCTTCCAGTGATGGTGTGGATCCACGGAGGTGCTTTCCTCGCTGGGAGCTCTCGTGAATATCTACCTCAAGTCCTCATGAACCACGACATCGTGCTTGTAGTTTTACAGTACAGACTTGGTCTCATGG GATTCCTGTCCACAGAGGATGAAGTGATTCCAGGGAACTTCGGGCTGAAGGACCAGACCCTCGCCCTCCGCTGGGTGCAGGACAACATCCACAACTTCGGAGGAGACGCCAACAGGGTCACCATCTTCGGGGAGAGTGCTGGGGGCGCCTCTGTACATTATCACATATTGTCACCCAAATCAAAAG GTCTCTTCTCTCGTGCCATCATGCAGTCGGGGTCGGCCATCTCGCCGTGGGCTTGCCGGGAAGAACTCAGACCTGTGGCCGAGGAAGTGAGCGAAAGAGTTGGCTGCCCCAGAAACAGCGGCAGTCAGGACATCCTTACTTGTCTGCAGAAGGTGGATGGACGGAGGTTGGCTGCAGTGGTCCAGGATTTTATG AGATGGTTCATCTTGCCCGCTGTTGCTTTACCTCATGTTGATGGGGATTTCCTACCGGATCACCCTGCGCGTTTGATGCGTGACGGAAACTTCAGCCAAGTGGACCTTATGGCTGGTTTCACAAGAGACGATGGAGCTATAATAACAAACC CGATGCTTGTTCGCAAGGACCTCCTCCCTACTTTACAGAACAACTTTTCCACCATTGGCCCTTTCAGCCTGATTGTTGGACCTGAAGTTCAAGATACAGGTGCTTTTATCACCAAAGTCTACCAACACTATTTAGGCAACGCAACCATCGACCGCGACCACATAGAAGAGCTAACTAAGGTACCTAGTCCTACCCTTTTACATTCTCGT CTAAATACAGACTACTTTTTTGCGACACCACACGACCTGGCGACCCTCTACCACGCTCGGGTTCCAGGTCTTGCTACTTACCGCTACGAGCTCAAGCACCGATCCCAGCTGTCCATGGGAGATTTCTTCAGCACAGATAAAGGGCGTCACT GGATTTCTCATGGGGACGACCTGTACTACCTGTTCGCCGGCGGGCCGCTCCTCGACCCCAGCCGCCTGCCCGACCGTCTGCCTGACCGCCTGCCCGACCTGCAGAGCCAAGACGACCTCCGCCTCAGGGACATCATCACGACCATGTGGACGAACTTCGCTGCCACGGG taaCCCGACCCCTGACGACGCTCTGGGCTTCAAGTGGGAGGCGGCGACCGAGGACGACCTCCGCTACCtcgccctcacgccctcgcccGCCATGGAGGCCGACCAGCGAAAGGAG GTACGGGATTTCTACGCTTCTCTGCCAACGCAAGTGAACCAGATCCTCTATCCCGAACGCAAAGACTCGCCAGGGACAAGCACAGAGGAAGACGAGGGTCCGCG gtTCTGCAATGCTGTTCAAGGCTGGAGAGGAAAGCTTGGGGCTCATTTCAAGCACACAAAATCCTCTTTCATATTGGATTTCGAGAAg CCACCTGGATGTTCCTCTTTTGGTTCAAtgggaaaaaaggaagtgaatCAACCTGGTTATAGTTTCCTTGCTTCCACTGGTGTACTGAACGTCACTCCGCAGAACATGGCCGAACCACCTTAA